In the genome of Chryseobacterium oryzae, one region contains:
- the rpsB gene encoding 30S ribosomal protein S2, with translation MAKANVKDLLEAGVHFGHMTRKWNPNMAPYIFMEKNGIHIVDLHKTAVKLDEACNALEKLTSAGKKVLFVATKKQAKEVVAKHAAELNMPYITERWPGGMLTNFVTIRKAVKKMNAIDKMKKDGTFETLSKKERLQVDRQRANLEKNLGSISDMVRLPSAIFVVDIMREHIAVTEAKKLGIPVFGIVDTNSDPRKVDFVIPGNDDASKSIDMILNVVSDSIKEGQSQRKADKEKSKEEGEVVSADKDADFDSAE, from the coding sequence ATGGCAAAAGCAAATGTAAAAGACCTTCTAGAGGCTGGTGTACACTTCGGTCACATGACTAGAAAGTGGAATCCAAATATGGCTCCATACATTTTTATGGAGAAAAACGGTATTCACATTGTAGACTTACATAAAACAGCAGTTAAATTGGATGAAGCTTGTAACGCTTTAGAAAAATTAACTTCTGCAGGTAAAAAAGTTCTTTTCGTAGCTACTAAAAAGCAAGCGAAAGAGGTTGTTGCAAAACACGCTGCTGAACTTAATATGCCTTATATTACAGAAAGATGGCCAGGAGGTATGTTAACAAACTTTGTTACTATCAGAAAGGCTGTAAAGAAAATGAACGCTATCGACAAAATGAAAAAAGACGGTACGTTCGAAACTTTATCTAAAAAAGAAAGATTACAAGTAGACAGACAAAGAGCTAACTTAGAGAAAAACTTAGGTTCTATCTCAGACATGGTTCGTCTTCCTTCTGCAATCTTTGTTGTAGATATCATGAGAGAACATATCGCTGTAACTGAAGCTAAGAAATTAGGTATTCCAGTTTTCGGTATTGTTGATACTAACTCTGATCCTAGAAAAGTTGATTTCGTTATCCCAGGAAACGATGATGCTTCTAAATCTATTGATATGATTTTGAACGTTGTTTCAGACTCTATCAAAGAAGGTCAGTCTCAAAGAAAAGCTGATAAAGAAAAATCTAAAGAAGAAGGAGAAGTAGTTTCTGCTGATAAAGATGCAGATTTCGATTCTGCTGAATAA
- a CDS encoding DUF6759 domain-containing protein codes for MRKNWLLAIVFGLFISSCASNSANEEILKSNNIQEIEKYLSQAHPEDPKRRILKQHLIAIKNTEWTKGRKDAKPMEARPLFFNLPDLASAKKNTEARDELFRKLMAETPEEHQEKTVKLLNTLFNKDINSNEVILLIKNNSDCNLVLEISGKKFYNLPVPSKGENSIVVNKDNYSLSGSLCDVMYQNKKEINKSFIMVLNNPGYNENIDRLEKSPNLKSTVKKRNTSKSKRRA; via the coding sequence ATGAGGAAAAATTGGTTATTGGCTATTGTATTCGGTCTTTTTATTTCTTCATGTGCTTCCAACTCGGCTAATGAAGAGATTTTGAAAAGCAATAACATTCAGGAAATAGAAAAATATTTGTCTCAGGCACATCCTGAAGATCCTAAACGCAGAATTCTGAAGCAACATCTTATTGCCATTAAAAATACAGAATGGACAAAGGGAAGAAAAGATGCCAAGCCTATGGAAGCAAGACCGCTTTTTTTTAATCTGCCAGACTTAGCTTCTGCGAAAAAAAATACAGAGGCAAGAGATGAACTTTTCCGAAAACTGATGGCGGAAACTCCAGAGGAGCACCAAGAAAAAACAGTAAAACTTCTGAATACATTATTTAATAAAGATATTAATAGTAATGAGGTTATTCTTCTTATTAAAAATAATTCTGACTGTAATTTGGTCCTAGAAATTTCGGGGAAAAAATTTTATAATTTACCCGTTCCTTCTAAAGGAGAGAATTCTATTGTAGTAAATAAAGATAATTACAGCTTATCGGGAAGTCTTTGCGATGTAATGTATCAAAACAAAAAAGAAATCAATAAAAGCTTTATTATGGTTTTGAACAACCCTGGATATAATGAAAATATAGACAGATTAGAAAAATCGCCAAATTTAAAAAGCACAGTTAAAAAAAGGAATACATCCAAATCTAAAAGAAGAGCTTAA
- the trmB gene encoding tRNA (guanosine(46)-N7)-methyltransferase TrmB, translating to MGKNKLRRFAENKILPNVIQPTRDEALNGFELKGKWRDHFFKNNQPIVLELGCGKGEYSVGLAKTFTDKNFIGIDIKGARFWFGAKEAVENNMKNVAFLRSQIELVDYYFAENEVDEIWITFPDPQIKYKRTKHRLTHPDFLERYKKFLKPGGIIHLKTDSEFLHGYTLGYLQGAGYEIISAHHDIYGALEYDPETPHLRDIKTHYEELFSSKGKTITYIKFKIN from the coding sequence ATGGGCAAAAATAAACTAAGAAGATTCGCAGAAAACAAGATATTACCTAACGTCATTCAACCAACCAGAGATGAAGCTCTGAATGGTTTTGAATTGAAAGGAAAATGGAGAGATCATTTCTTTAAAAATAACCAACCCATCGTTCTGGAATTAGGTTGCGGAAAAGGCGAATATTCTGTAGGACTCGCTAAAACATTTACTGATAAGAATTTTATCGGAATTGATATTAAAGGGGCAAGATTCTGGTTTGGAGCCAAAGAAGCTGTAGAAAATAATATGAAAAATGTAGCTTTTTTACGTTCTCAAATAGAATTGGTAGATTATTATTTTGCTGAAAATGAAGTAGATGAAATCTGGATTACTTTTCCCGATCCGCAAATTAAATACAAAAGAACCAAACACAGACTCACCCACCCCGATTTTCTGGAGCGTTACAAAAAATTCTTAAAACCGGGAGGTATTATCCATCTAAAAACAGATTCAGAATTTCTCCACGGCTACACATTAGGATACTTACAGGGTGCAGGCTACGAAATCATAAGTGCTCATCACGACATTTATGGTGCATTGGAGTACGATCCAGAAACGCCACATTTACGTGATATAAAAACACATTATGAAGAGCTTTTCTCGTCTAAAGGCAAAACCATCACTTACATAAAATTCAAAATAAATTAA
- a CDS encoding DUF6759 domain-containing protein, with product MKKLVLIFITLFSVLYSAQKQNKDYSDILKSKSIYEINAFLRDAHPDDPRRSVLKPRVMSLMKEYIADAAPGDRKVREMQENLARLKRGNSTKISFEEYNAKIKQKQILKYQKQLQVGQAAIVYTKSSPKNVYIENSESAKNTTIAIPDTEAAEFNMLMAENPAEHKDKTVKILNSLFDNDPNSKECIILIQNKSDCNIIVRIDGVGNTKYRLPVPAQSDNSIVVQKGDYLLSSIVCGAQYASQKTIQKPLMVALGSSSK from the coding sequence ATGAAAAAATTAGTTTTAATTTTTATAACATTATTCTCTGTACTCTATTCTGCCCAAAAGCAAAATAAAGACTATAGCGACATTCTTAAGAGTAAAAGCATATACGAGATTAATGCCTTTCTGAGAGATGCACATCCCGATGATCCTCGCAGATCTGTTCTTAAACCCAGAGTAATGAGTTTAATGAAAGAGTACATCGCAGATGCTGCTCCCGGCGATAGAAAAGTAAGAGAAATGCAGGAAAATCTCGCAAGACTGAAGAGAGGAAATTCTACTAAAATATCTTTTGAAGAATATAATGCTAAAATTAAGCAAAAACAGATATTAAAATATCAAAAGCAGTTACAAGTCGGTCAGGCAGCAATCGTTTACACTAAAAGTTCTCCAAAGAATGTATATATTGAAAACTCGGAATCTGCAAAAAATACAACCATCGCAATTCCTGACACCGAAGCAGCAGAATTTAATATGCTAATGGCAGAAAACCCTGCTGAACATAAAGATAAGACCGTAAAAATTCTTAATTCACTCTTCGATAACGATCCTAACTCTAAAGAATGCATCATACTTATCCAGAATAAATCGGATTGTAATATTATCGTTAGAATAGACGGGGTTGGAAACACAAAATACAGACTTCCTGTTCCTGCTCAGTCGGATAATTCTATAGTTGTACAAAAAGGAGATTACCTTCTTTCGAGTATCGTTTGTGGCGCTCAGTATGCATCACAAAAAACCATTCAAAAACCCTTGATGGTTGCTTTAGGAAGCTCTTCAAAATAA
- a CDS encoding T9SS type B sorting domain-containing protein → MKKILSFFLIFYIFYTSLAQLDREHWFAPMVDRTGNPNPYQKLYLSTNRATPFPVKIYNNNVLIGTVTINRNNPQKFDVLREYIITTQQTDLFTPTTKGLYLQADFPFYANLRFSVFNHAEIITSKGTASKGLTFHVASAPITVSNNILNFMTSILATEDNTTVTISGYKPTVQFSNGFTGATNPTLTFNLNKGQSYILDGIGDITGNSDGFIGAKIVTTKPVNVTNGNFNGQYAGNQPLSSDILMDQSVPVNQLGSTFALVKGNGNIGSNMEGALVIATEDNTAIYVNNETLPITTINTGQYFVIPDTKYIAQGNGHYNMYIVTNKKAYVYQMLAGASNTGTEVATGGFNFIPSLNCYLPKQIDELGFINENFVHTNANPSGILNIPTKLNLITERGAVVNVNGAPPPAGTGPFDMTGTNNWVTYGIPNTVGTIRITSTKAITAGINAGSDAVGYGGFFAGFPTQPVIIKSGGDCVPGIVLTVDPIIYENYQWYHNGGIIPGATLPTYTPTQSGYYTCSVTMGSCAPLITEPFKVLNCLKITNQTLDVCDVKNITPTFSVSTQTPVASTVAITTAPTLGTATINTTTGVITYTATNPTVAGTDTFTYTFCGNDTIFPDCESITVTINIQPVTVTNATMTSCSVNGLGTFNLTTANITNNNPVTKTYYTSLAAAQTENAAGLISAPTSYSAPAGTIVYVVVKNPAGCKNIAQITLNHYPTINILPNHNNALCDENFDGIVNVVLSDITPIILTNPTYFTNVKYYASLSDAMNNTNNTLPNNWSYSTNTTIYVRVESPDGCGAVVQWVSFSIGGKVPLLTTLLVQNYCDDDLDGTKQVNLSQFISQFTTDPQVSATYHASLADAQNNVSPINGAVTLTGTKTYYIRFTKPGLCAEVATLRITLKTPKKSEILKDKVICPKTLTILDAGPGFSSYLWSTGATTQSISNVSTGNYWVELTFDGCVYKQFVNVSDSVLPVITSIEINGTTVTVGVSGGNPAYEYSLDGFIWQNSNVFTNVTRGTYTVYVRDSLKCNIVKEDFVIIDLINTITPNGDGRNDVINYSSLMNKKNLEFRIFDRYGAEVFRGTPNNNFTWDGNMKGRPVPTATYWYFISWTELGNITTVKYSSWLLVKHRNNNLWDK, encoded by the coding sequence ATGAAGAAAATTTTATCTTTTTTTCTTATTTTCTATATATTCTATACCTCTCTTGCACAGTTAGACAGAGAACATTGGTTTGCTCCGATGGTAGACAGAACGGGAAACCCAAATCCTTACCAAAAACTATATCTTTCAACGAACAGGGCAACTCCATTCCCTGTAAAAATTTATAACAATAATGTGTTGATTGGTACAGTAACAATCAACAGGAACAATCCTCAAAAGTTTGATGTTCTAAGAGAATATATTATTACCACACAGCAGACAGATTTATTTACCCCAACTACAAAAGGGCTTTATCTTCAGGCAGACTTTCCCTTTTATGCAAATTTGAGATTTTCGGTATTCAATCATGCCGAAATTATTACCTCTAAAGGAACTGCATCCAAAGGATTAACATTCCACGTAGCTTCAGCTCCTATTACCGTTAGCAATAATATTCTGAATTTTATGACCAGTATTCTTGCTACCGAAGATAATACAACGGTCACCATTTCAGGATACAAACCCACAGTACAATTTTCTAACGGATTTACTGGGGCAACCAACCCAACATTAACTTTTAACTTAAATAAAGGACAATCTTATATATTAGATGGTATTGGTGATATCACTGGAAATTCTGATGGTTTTATCGGTGCAAAAATAGTTACTACAAAACCTGTAAATGTCACCAATGGTAATTTTAATGGACAATACGCTGGAAACCAACCTTTAAGTTCAGATATTCTGATGGATCAGTCTGTACCTGTCAATCAACTTGGAAGTACATTCGCTTTAGTAAAAGGAAATGGAAATATCGGAAGCAATATGGAAGGAGCTCTAGTTATTGCAACCGAAGACAATACAGCCATCTATGTAAATAACGAGACTTTACCTATTACAACAATCAACACTGGACAATATTTCGTTATTCCTGACACTAAGTACATTGCACAAGGCAACGGACATTACAATATGTATATTGTAACCAATAAGAAAGCCTATGTATATCAAATGCTTGCAGGAGCATCCAATACCGGAACCGAAGTTGCCACAGGAGGTTTTAATTTCATCCCTAGTTTGAATTGTTATCTTCCTAAGCAGATTGATGAGCTAGGATTTATAAATGAAAATTTTGTTCATACCAATGCCAATCCATCGGGAATACTCAATATTCCTACAAAACTCAACCTTATCACAGAAAGAGGTGCAGTAGTGAATGTAAACGGAGCTCCTCCTCCTGCAGGAACCGGACCTTTTGATATGACAGGAACAAACAATTGGGTAACCTACGGAATACCTAATACGGTAGGAACCATAAGAATAACATCTACAAAAGCCATTACTGCAGGAATTAATGCAGGTAGTGATGCGGTGGGATATGGTGGTTTTTTTGCAGGATTTCCTACTCAACCAGTGATTATAAAGTCTGGAGGCGACTGTGTTCCAGGGATTGTTCTTACAGTGGATCCTATTATCTATGAAAACTACCAATGGTATCACAACGGAGGTATAATTCCAGGAGCTACATTACCCACTTATACACCTACCCAATCTGGTTATTATACCTGTTCGGTTACCATGGGAAGCTGTGCTCCTCTAATTACAGAACCTTTTAAAGTTTTAAACTGTCTGAAAATTACCAATCAAACTCTTGATGTTTGTGATGTTAAAAACATAACTCCGACATTTTCTGTTTCTACACAGACTCCAGTTGCTTCAACAGTAGCAATTACGACAGCCCCAACTTTGGGAACAGCAACTATAAATACAACAACCGGTGTTATTACTTATACCGCAACAAACCCTACAGTAGCGGGAACAGACACTTTCACATATACATTTTGTGGAAACGACACTATATTCCCAGACTGCGAATCTATCACAGTAACAATAAACATTCAACCGGTAACTGTTACCAATGCTACGATGACTTCTTGTAGTGTAAATGGCTTAGGAACTTTCAATCTTACAACAGCCAATATTACTAACAATAATCCTGTAACCAAAACTTATTATACAAGTTTAGCGGCAGCACAGACCGAAAATGCTGCTGGTTTAATTTCTGCTCCTACATCTTATTCGGCTCCGGCAGGAACAATTGTATATGTTGTTGTTAAAAATCCCGCAGGCTGTAAAAACATTGCACAAATTACCCTTAATCACTATCCAACAATCAATATATTACCCAATCACAATAATGCGTTATGTGATGAAAATTTTGATGGCATTGTAAATGTTGTTTTATCGGATATTACCCCAATTATTCTAACTAATCCCACGTATTTCACCAATGTAAAGTATTATGCCAGTCTTTCGGATGCAATGAATAATACCAACAATACATTACCGAATAACTGGAGCTACTCTACCAATACAACCATATATGTAAGAGTAGAATCTCCCGATGGATGTGGAGCTGTTGTTCAGTGGGTTTCTTTCAGTATTGGAGGCAAAGTTCCACTCCTTACAACATTGCTTGTACAAAATTATTGTGATGATGATCTTGACGGAACCAAACAAGTAAACTTATCACAGTTCATCAGTCAGTTTACCACAGATCCACAGGTTTCGGCGACTTACCATGCAAGTTTAGCCGATGCTCAGAACAATGTATCACCTATTAACGGAGCAGTTACGCTCACAGGTACAAAAACTTATTATATCCGATTTACAAAACCCGGATTATGTGCTGAAGTTGCCACTTTAAGAATCACCCTTAAAACTCCAAAAAAATCTGAAATATTAAAAGATAAAGTTATTTGCCCAAAAACTCTTACTATATTAGATGCAGGACCTGGCTTCTCTTCTTACTTATGGAGTACAGGGGCTACAACTCAATCTATCTCTAATGTCTCTACCGGGAATTATTGGGTAGAACTGACGTTTGATGGATGTGTTTATAAACAATTTGTAAATGTATCAGATTCGGTTTTACCAGTAATAACTTCCATCGAAATTAACGGAACTACAGTAACCGTAGGAGTAAGTGGCGGAAACCCGGCTTACGAATACTCGCTAGATGGCTTTATCTGGCAAAATTCTAACGTATTTACAAATGTAACACGAGGTACTTATACGGTATATGTGAGAGACTCTTTGAAATGCAACATCGTAAAAGAAGATTTTGTCATCATCGACCTTATCAATACTATTACCCCAAATGGTGACGGCAGAAATGATGTAATTAATTACTCTTCGTTGATGAACAAAAAAAATCTTGAATTTAGAATTTTTGATCGTTATGGTGCTGAAGTTTTCCGTGGTACGCCCAACAATAATTTTACATGGGACGGAAATATGAAAGGTAGGCCAGTGCCTACCGCCACATATTGGTATTTTATCAGCTGGACAGAGTTGGGGAATATAACTACAGTAAAATATTCCAGCTGGTTGTTGGTAAAACACAGGAATAACAATCTGTGGGACAAATAA
- a CDS encoding T9SS type B sorting domain-containing protein, whose protein sequence is MKKSLLFFLFFIFYGNLVFAQRDTDHWIAPFYETTSHIGRMLYLSTDSVQPFDVTIYSNNIARGTVTISKGSPQTFTVQQAFISTASTSEAFSVINKGLYIKGEKPFYCTLRLASNTTHAEIVTSKGKAGIGKEFFVATTPSPYNSTTNNFTAGVLATEDNTTVTVTWGNTANISFFGATPTTNTHTFTLNKGQSFIFAGSGAIAANMDKFTGARIVSDKPITLTNGNMNGNFGTAASSGGSDSILDQSVPVERLGNTFAMVRTRSNTANDIEGGLIIATESGTQVFINGSATPAATLAQGEWYRISGSNYITQGSGHSNMLISTNKNVYLYQFVSVNNNNYSCGFNYIPPLNCFLPRKIDEIGKINEMPAGNLGENTSPSDTVIKLNILTETGATVTVNGNTPTAAQGPFQLTGNPNWVTYSLSGVTGNITVVSNKAVTAGINGGFSTAGYGGYFSGFSSIPLIAKQTGNCIPGLILEVDDSYDTYQWFRNDIPIAGATNNSFTPTQTGNYTVKITVGSCVPVTTPVYKVFSCLEETSKSKTVCEGYLNIVPQFSTSTQNFVPGTVQIITPPANGSVLVNTTTGVISYTPTYGLSGTDKIVYKFCGNAPEFVDCEQVTLNLTVAESPTVNDATLRTCFLENNIATGLFNLPNANVTLQTGVTKTYYPSLTDANNQTNEITNAANYIAPNGVVYVRVANANGCYRVAQITLVVFPPTFSTVLQDKVICIENKTTLDAGSGFSGYEWSTGATTQTITNVGVGTYWVKLKTGDCVAKQEVKVYASEQPVISNIEISTNNITIDVVGGNAPYEYSIDNIHWQISNKFSELPRGDIKVYVRDTYNCVPTEVSITVPNIINVITPNSDGVNDILDYSALANKPNLVFDIFDRYGNRIHRGNKENGYQWDGTTNDRKKISTGNYWYSISWNENNRTKTPVKFSGWILVKNRE, encoded by the coding sequence ATGAAAAAAAGTCTACTATTTTTTTTATTCTTTATTTTTTACGGTAATCTAGTTTTCGCTCAGCGGGACACCGATCATTGGATTGCACCATTTTACGAAACTACGTCGCATATTGGTCGTATGCTTTACCTTTCAACAGACTCCGTACAACCTTTTGATGTTACCATATACAGTAATAACATTGCAAGAGGAACTGTAACAATAAGCAAAGGATCTCCACAAACATTTACAGTACAACAGGCATTTATTAGTACAGCCAGTACCAGTGAAGCTTTTTCTGTTATCAATAAAGGTTTATATATAAAAGGTGAAAAACCGTTTTATTGTACATTAAGATTAGCCAGTAATACCACTCACGCCGAAATTGTGACCAGCAAAGGTAAAGCCGGGATCGGAAAAGAGTTTTTCGTAGCTACTACCCCATCTCCGTACAATAGTACAACCAATAATTTCACAGCAGGAGTTCTAGCCACAGAAGACAATACTACAGTTACAGTAACTTGGGGCAACACAGCAAATATTTCTTTCTTCGGAGCTACTCCGACAACAAATACCCATACTTTTACTTTAAATAAAGGACAATCTTTTATTTTTGCCGGTTCTGGTGCTATTGCTGCAAATATGGATAAATTTACCGGAGCAAGAATAGTTTCGGATAAACCTATAACGTTAACCAATGGAAACATGAATGGGAATTTTGGTACAGCTGCTTCCAGTGGAGGTTCAGATTCTATCTTAGACCAATCCGTACCAGTAGAAAGACTTGGAAATACATTTGCAATGGTAAGAACAAGATCTAATACTGCCAATGATATCGAAGGAGGTTTAATTATTGCAACAGAAAGCGGAACCCAAGTTTTCATCAATGGATCGGCAACACCTGCTGCTACATTAGCTCAAGGTGAGTGGTACAGAATTTCAGGAAGTAATTATATAACACAAGGCTCTGGACACAGCAATATGCTCATCAGCACCAATAAAAATGTTTATTTATATCAGTTTGTTTCTGTAAATAACAATAATTACTCTTGTGGTTTCAACTATATACCACCATTAAACTGCTTTCTTCCAAGAAAAATTGATGAAATTGGAAAAATAAACGAAATGCCTGCCGGAAACTTGGGAGAAAATACTTCTCCTAGTGATACAGTTATAAAACTTAACATCCTTACAGAAACAGGTGCAACTGTTACAGTAAACGGAAATACGCCAACTGCTGCTCAAGGTCCTTTTCAACTTACAGGAAATCCTAATTGGGTAACTTATAGCTTATCCGGAGTTACAGGTAACATTACCGTAGTTTCTAACAAAGCGGTAACTGCAGGAATTAACGGAGGATTCAGCACAGCCGGATACGGAGGATATTTTTCAGGATTCTCTTCCATCCCTTTAATTGCTAAACAAACAGGTAACTGTATTCCGGGATTGATTTTGGAAGTTGATGACAGTTATGATACCTATCAATGGTTCAGAAACGACATTCCGATTGCGGGAGCAACAAACAATTCTTTCACTCCTACACAAACAGGAAATTATACCGTAAAAATTACTGTTGGTTCTTGTGTTCCAGTTACTACTCCGGTATATAAAGTTTTTTCTTGTCTTGAAGAAACTTCAAAATCAAAAACTGTTTGCGAGGGCTATCTTAATATTGTACCACAATTTTCAACTTCTACTCAAAACTTCGTTCCTGGTACTGTACAAATCATAACTCCTCCAGCAAATGGATCGGTATTGGTAAATACTACTACCGGTGTTATTTCTTATACTCCAACTTATGGTTTGTCCGGTACAGACAAGATTGTTTACAAATTTTGTGGGAATGCTCCTGAATTTGTAGACTGCGAACAAGTAACTTTGAATTTAACTGTTGCTGAAAGTCCTACAGTAAATGACGCAACTCTTCGTACCTGCTTTTTAGAAAATAACATTGCGACAGGATTATTTAATCTTCCCAATGCCAATGTAACTTTGCAAACCGGGGTAACCAAAACGTATTATCCGTCTTTAACAGATGCCAATAATCAAACCAACGAAATCACCAATGCGGCAAACTATATAGCTCCTAATGGTGTTGTCTATGTAAGAGTAGCTAATGCGAACGGATGTTATCGTGTTGCTCAGATTACACTTGTAGTTTTTCCTCCAACCTTCTCTACTGTACTTCAAGATAAAGTAATATGCATAGAAAATAAAACTACATTGGATGCCGGTTCCGGATTTAGCGGATATGAATGGAGCACCGGAGCAACTACACAAACCATTACCAATGTTGGTGTAGGAACATATTGGGTAAAATTAAAAACCGGAGACTGTGTAGCTAAACAGGAAGTAAAAGTATATGCTTCTGAACAACCTGTAATCTCCAATATAGAAATATCTACGAACAACATAACCATTGATGTTGTAGGTGGCAATGCACCTTATGAATATTCTATTGACAATATTCACTGGCAAATTTCTAATAAGTTTTCAGAATTACCTAGAGGAGATATTAAAGTTTATGTGAGAGATACTTATAATTGTGTACCGACTGAAGTGAGCATTACAGTTCCTAATATCATCAATGTTATTACTCCTAACTCTGATGGTGTAAATGATATATTAGATTACTCTGCATTAGCCAATAAACCTAATTTGGTATTCGATATTTTTGACAGATATGGAAACAGAATCCACAGAGGAAATAAAGAAAACGGATATCAATGGGACGGTACCACCAACGACAGAAAAAAGATTTCTACAGGAAACTATTGGTATAGTATCAGCTGGAATGAAAACAACAGAACCAAAACTCCAGTTAAATTTTCAGGTTGGATTCTTGTTAAAAACAGGGAATAG